The Hydra vulgaris chromosome 14, alternate assembly HydraT2T_AEP genome includes the window gaaagttattaaatgaaaaaaaaagagaactcCATTGTGTCGTCCACAAATTACGTCAAGCCTTTAGGAGCGGAGGGGGTAGgcaattttttaagatttgttgCGAGGGGgagaggaggggggggggggaattcTCAATTTTGTGActcaacattttctttttttttttagttttaaatctaAAGAAGACTTTCGTTTAATTAAAAGAGTATCGGATCAAATCAAAACCATTAGTATCTATGATACTGAGGTATCTACATGTTGATTGTAAAATCAACTACGCCTAAATCTTACTTAATTGATATGTATACTCTGTTAACGGTTAGTTACAGCCTTTTAATGGATTGTTACAGTTGTAAAAGTCTATGTGCAGTGCACTTTTTGCTCTTTGACTTTATATGGTCGAAGTgcgtaaaaaacaaaaaaaacaacctatgagcactaactaaaaaaaattgaaataatattgaTACCGAGAGGTGAATCTGAAACGCTCGGTTTTCAAGCCTGAAGCGGAATCCTCTCGGCCACGCTAACGTTGCATGTTATGATAAAATtgtattcataaaataatatttttgaatgtatAATATGTTGTTATGTgataaaatgtattatatattattttgaatatattatatattggaagaatagctttttaaaattggtatcatGTTTAAGATAGCGatgttaatttaaacaattttacacGGAAATATTGGagtgaaaaaaacaacattaaaaagactgaaaagtactaattaactcaaagaagctcagaaaattattaaaaaaaagacattaaaaagacTGAATAGTACTAATTAATTAACTCAAAGAAGCTcagaaaattatgaaaaaaaaggagGGGGTCAATTAAGTGTTACGATGCGTTACGAGGGGGAGGAGGGGGGAAGTggtcaaaaatgtcaaaaactgcGTGACGTAAATTATGGACAACCtcattgctgaaaaaaaaattatttttaaacaaaaacacttcttctttcttaaataaaacaaaacaaaaaaaaaatgttttatgattgCTTTTAAGCATTTAAATCTATGCTGAAGGCTTTTGTAAAATCTTAATGTTTTTGAGTAATGCATTAGCTTGCAAAGATATAAAAAAGGAGataattctaaaaaagtgaaaaatcattttacattctttcaattcaaaatttaatttttaaagccaTATGTCTCGCGATCCCAGAATTTTACTACACGACCCTATTTGGGGTCACGACCCATAGTTTAAGAAGGCCGTAGATAAATGATAACTAAacgttgtaaatattttattgcttaCGCCTGCATCACAACTTGTCAGGGAAAAAACTCGCACtcctttaaatgtttttttccagATGAATAAACATTATATGGGTTTTATCTTAACAACATTTAGGTTTCTTAATATGAATGGGACACCGCCTCTCTCTGAAAGTCTAACTCCGCCTCTTTaggtactaaaaaaaattatttatttatgtacaaaagTAGTtgactagtatatatatatatttcaatttaatgATGAGCTTTTCTTTATTAGTGAAATTTCTCGTTTATCGATTATTGAAATTTCTCCCATTGCGTCTAGTGAAATTGTTCGATCGGTAACGGTACAATGTTCTTCTTTAAGTCTTGGATTGTCGCAACAGTTGTCATCGTATGAATTAGAGTTTTTTCTTAGTTTGAATGTTGATTTTCCTTGTAAGGAGGAACAATTCAGGATTGCTTCATCAAGTGTCTTTGTACATCTGTTACTTAAGTTTCTTCTGAGAGACGAGGAACGTTTCTGAGATGGTTCTAATTACAAAATGtattgtttaaatgtatattaaacTCCGTTTAAACAAAtcgcacacaaaaaaaaataataataaagctaatacaatttaagaatatatattaatgcAATTACTCGGTTTATTTGCTAGTAGgtaaattatactaaattattatGATGCACTGTTATAGCATACGTTgatatagcaaaaataaaattctaaagtaATGTCTTTGTCTTtgccaataaataaaaaaaaacctgtattACTTATACCAACCTTTGTACCCTAAGCTTTATActacaaaaaacattgttcaATTATGTGTACACACAGGTGCTAAAATCATAGCACACAGGTGCTAAAATCATAGCAAAAGGTTTGTACATAGATGGTAGACTAGAGCGTCTAGCCATGATCATAGCAttctttaccaaaaaaatcACATGGATAATTTCTCCAACATATCTCAATGCTAATAAGAAAACCTAACTTAACCTGTACTCCAAAAAGTaagtaaagttttattag containing:
- the LOC124819225 gene encoding uncharacterized protein LOC124819225 isoform X2; the protein is MDSNKAKAHLGNNGIIIIAGGISAGVSLVMVIIVVVLMYRRYKRDNIEKSEVPDKDFEKKEADIKGTDDTLQPSQKRSSSLRRNLSNRCTKTLDEAILNCSSLQGKSTFKLRKNSNSYDDNCCDNPRLKEEHCTVTDRTISLDAMGEISIIDKREISLIKKSSSLN